Genomic DNA from Bacteroides zhangwenhongii:
CCGTAATCATTGTACTAACTTAGGTATCTATCGTCAAAGCGTCACAGAACAATTCTATTCTTATATCCGCCCGCAAGAAAACGGTACGAAAACCGATATCCGTTGGTGGAGAATGATAAATAAGGCCGGAAATGGTATTGAAGTTGTTGCGGCCTCCCCATTCTCAGCATCAGCCTTGCATTATACCATTGAATCACTGGATGAGGGCTGGAGCAAGCAGCAAGGACATTCTCCGGAAGTAGAAGAAGCTAATTTAACGAACCTATGTATTGACAAGATACAAGCAGGGCTCGGATGTGTAAATAGCTGGGGAAGCATTGCACTGCCTGAGTATCAGGTTCCTTACCAAGATTATGAATTTACGTTCATTTTATCTCCGATACAACACTGTATAGATATTCAATAGAAAATGAAAAAAAATCAAATAACAATATTCGTTATGGGAATGTTATTATTAACTTCCCTGACAATCTCTGCCAAGCCCAAACGAGTAATTATGATCGCTCTTGATGGCATATCGGTAGAGGGTTATCAAAAGGCCAACACTCCCAATTTGGATGCATTAATGGCCGAAGGAGCATTTTCTCTGACCACGCGCGTAGCAATGCCTTCGGTCACCCTGCCCAATTGGACCAGTCACCTCACAGGAAGTGGTCCCGAACAACATGGAGTGGTAAACAACGGATGGAAAATCGACAAGTTTGTGCTTCCTGCCGTAGAAACTGATACAGATGGATATTATCCGTCTGTATTCACAATCCTTAAAGAAGAAATGTCGGAAATAAAAACTGCTTTCTACTATAACTGGATTAATTTATTCTATCCTTATAATAAGAAGTATTTTGATGAAGTCTCTTATCTTGAAAAAGACGAGTACATACCTAACTATCAGAAAGCCATCAATTT
This window encodes:
- a CDS encoding alkaline phosphatase family protein, translated to MGMLLLTSLTISAKPKRVIMIALDGISVEGYQKANTPNLDALMAEGAFSLTTRVAMPSVTLPNWTSHLTGSGPEQHGVVNNGWKIDKFVLPAVETDTDGYYPSVFTILKEEMSEIKTAFYYNWINLFYPYNKKYFDEVSYLEKDEYIPNYQKAINFIVRNQDKPTVVFLYSVHTDHAGHRHKWMSPEYIHSIEEADVQIGKFINEMKEKGLYKDTHFMFLSDHGGINNGHGGVTTNEMIVPWGITGPKIKKGFKIEEPNNTVNTASVILRLFKIKQPLSWTGEVPESIFK